A single region of the Lotus japonicus ecotype B-129 chromosome 4, LjGifu_v1.2 genome encodes:
- the LOC130715051 gene encoding uncharacterized protein LOC130715051, with protein sequence MMMSELVNHQRIKTNGIWIHVAEQGTGPLVLLLHGFPEIWYSWRHQLNYLAQNGYHAVAPDLRGYGDSDSPLDPNSYTVQHIVGDLIGLLDHFGEQQAFVVGSDLGANIGWNLCLFRPDRVKGFVALGVPYLPRSPTAKTVETIREIYGDESHVCQFQEAGRAERAFARYDCLTVMKKFLLITTDFLVAPPGVEIIDFLPTPSVLPSWITEEELMVFADKFQESGFTGPLNHYRAMDLNWELLAPWQGSKIIVPTKYIAGDKDIGFEKGGMKDFVESDVFKSIVPNLETVILDGHHFIHQEKAQQVSDEIICFIRKLSLD encoded by the exons ATGATGATGAGTGAATTAGTGAATCACCAAAGAATCAAAACCAACGGGATATGGATACATGTAGCAGAGCAAGGAACAGGACCACTAGTTCTACTGCTTCATGGCTTCCCAGAAATATGGTACTCATGGCGCCACCAGCTCAACTACTTAGCCCAAAATGGTTATCATGCGGTTGCTCCTGATCTCAGAGGCTACGGTGATTCTGATTCTCCTCTTGACCCCAATTCCTACACTGTTCAGCACATAGTAGGTGATCTTATTGGTCTTCTTGATCATTTTGGTGAACAACAG GCATTTGTGGTTGGTTCTGACTTGGGAGCAAACATTGGATGGAACCTATGTCTGTTTAGACCTGACAGGGTGAAGGGGTTTGTTGCTTTAGGTGTTCCTTACTTGCCAAGATCTCCAACTGCTAAAACGGTTGAAACAATCAGGGAAATATATGGAGATGAGAGTCATGTCTGCCAGTTTCAG GAAGCTGGTCGTGCAGAGAGAGCTTTTGCAAGATATGATTGCTTGACAGTGATGAAGAAGTTTTTGCTGATAACAACAGATTTTCTAGTAGCTCCTCCTGGCgtggagatcattgatttcttaCCGACGCCTTCGGTTTTGCCATCATGGATCACTGAGGAGGAACTCATGGTGTTTGCAGACAAATTTCAGGAGTCTGGTTTCACTGGTCCACTCAATCACTACCGGGCAATGGACCT AAATTGGGAGCTTCTTGCACCGTGGCAAGGATCAAAGATAATAGTTCCAACGAAGTACATAGCCGGAGACAAAGACATTGGCTTTGAAAAGGGTGGTATGAAGGATTTTGTGGAAAGTGATGTTTTTAAGAGTATTGTTCCCAACCTTGAAACAGTTATACTAGATGGACACCATTTTATACATCAAGAGAAAGCCCAACAAGTTTCAGATGAAATCATTTGCTTCATCAGGAAATTATCTCTggattaa
- the LOC130712393 gene encoding protein FAR1-RELATED SEQUENCE 5-like — protein sequence MNDSEEDNWLNPFDDDLCIIDEDESLNSNPVNDPENDGNEDENCLKEDENCLKEDENGLKEGENLIDVNVGDNEGGNFVDVDEMIETVQDSQKDSDIDVKVMKRITELSANDIRELDFCSEEEACEFYSKYARFRGFSPRKDDVYKDSDGNIISRQIVCNRAGQRHQKHMHNGGRTKQPKPITRVCCLARIRFRYVSSSKRWKVVFFCDEHNHPLTPFKHVHLIPKFRQLSEGDKAQADGMNLVGVRTRNIMEVIMGQKGGAETVGFTSKDLSNHLDKEKRKRIKDGDAVAALSYLQGKRDSDPLFFFKYNKSEEGNLLNLLWCDGTSRLDYNVFGDVVAFDSTYKRNKYNRPLVIFCGYNHHKQTTIFAAALVHDEKTETYKWVLETLTEAMFNRHPKVAITDGDKAMKEAIRVVWPNTTHRQCAWHIHQNALKKTRNTDFADEFKLFVYANLNPDRFGEKWDKLIEKHGLTNNEWIEMMYETRASWASTFMQDKFFAGIRTTSLCEGINSFIKNYLHCKCSLLDFLFNFERALKKYRHNELVSDFKSSYGEPVITTALSGIEYGAAKILTRDMFWEVKSQIEDALGINVEREEVSNIVMMKMRKISNRRKEYIVVYEKNQKKFVCDCGYYEYFGIPCSHIIAGMRSEYIDEFPTNLVSKRWLKSAKSAHVYSITEPSIQSQNLKRSYVCRMQLSRRNGMRKG from the coding sequence ATGAATGATTCTGAAGAAGATAATTGGCTTAATCCGTTTGATGACGACCTTTGTATCATCGATGAGGATGAAAGTCTGAATTCTAACCCTGTCAACGATCCTGAGAACGATGGGAATGAGGATGAAAATTGTTTGAAGGAGGATGAAAATTGTTTGAAGGAGGATGAAAATGGTTTGAAGGAGGGTGAGAATCTGATTGATGTGAATGTAGGGGATAATGAAGGTGGAAATTTTGTGGATGTCGATGAGATGATTGAGACTGTACAGGACAGTCAAAAGGACTCTGATATAGATGTTAAAGTCATGAAAAGGATTACTGAATTGTCTGCAAACGACATTAGAGAGTTGGATTTTTGTTCTGAGGAGGAAGCATGTGAATTCTATTCCAAATATGCTCGTTTCCGTGGATTCTCTCCAAGAAAAGATGATGTTTACAAGGATTCTGATGGTAATATTATCTCACGTCAGATAGTGTGCAATAGGGCTGGTCAAAGGCATCAGAAGCATATGCATAATGGTGGTAGAACAAAACAACCTAAGCCTATTACTAGAGTCTGTTGCCTTGCTAGAATTCGATTTCGTTATGTTTCTAGCAGTAAAAGGTggaaagttgtttttttttgcgATGAGCACAATCACCCATTAACACCATTTAAGCATGTTCATTTGATTCCAAAATTCCGGCAGTTGAGCGAAGGGGACAAAGCTCAAGCAGATGGTATGAACCTAGTTGGTGTGAGGACCCGCAATATTATGGAGGTGATAATGGGCCAAAAAGGGGGGGCTGAGACTGTAGGCTTTACCAGCAAGGACTTGTCCAACCACCTAGACAAGGAAAAAAGGAAGAGAATCAAAGATGGTGATGCAGTTGCGGCGCTATCCTATTTACAAGGAAAACGTGACAGTGACCCACTATTTTTCTTCAAGTACAACAAATCAGAAGAAGGTAATCTCCTTAACTTGCTCTGGTGTGATGGCACTAGTAGACTTGATTATAATGTGTTTGGTGATGTGGTTGCCTTTGATAGCACATACAAGAGGAACAAGTATAATAGGCCTTTGGTGATTTTTTGTGGATACAACCACCACAAGCAAACAACTATCTTTGCTGCTGCACTTGTTCATGATGAGAAAACGGAGACTTACAAATGGGTTTTGGAAACCTTGACTGAAGCAATGTTTAACAGACATCCTAAGGTGGCGATTACAGATGGAGATAAAGCAATGAAGGAAGCTATTAGAGTTGTGTGGCCGAATACCACGCATCGTCAATGTGCATGGCACATTCACCAGAATGCTTTAAAAAAGACTAGAAATACTGATTTTGCAGATGAATTCAAGTTATTTGTGTATGCTAACTTGAACCCTGACAGGTTTGGAGAGAAGTGGGATAAACTGATTGAGAAACATGGTCTAACCAACAACGAATGGATTGAGATGATGTATGAGACAAGAGCTTCTTGGGCAAGCACCTTCATGCAAGACAAATTTTTTGCTGGTATTCGTACAACGTCTTTATGTGAAGGAATTAACTCATTCATAAAGAATTATCTGCATTGTAAGTGTTCTTTGTtggattttcttttcaattttgagCGGGCTTTGAAGAAATACCGGCACAATGAGTTGGTTTCTGATTTTAAGTCTTCTTATGGTGAGCCTGTTATCACAACTGCACTTAGTGGCATTGAGTATGGAGCTGCAAAAATATTAACCAGGGATATGTTCTGGGAAGTTAAGAGTCAAATTGAAGATGCTCTGGGGATAAATGTGGAGCGTGAGGAGGTGTCCAATATtgtgatgatgaaaatgagaaaaattagTAATCGCAGAAAAGAATATATTGTGGTTTATGAGAAGAACCAGAAAAAGTTTGTCTGTGATTGTGGTTATTATGAGTATTTTGGCATTCCTTGTTCTCACATAATAGCTGGGATGAGAAGTGAGTATATTGATGAATTTCCAACCAATCTAGTTTCTAAGAGGTGGTTGAAATCAGCCAAGTCTGCTCATGTGTATTCAATTACAGAGCCTAGCATTCAATCACAGAATTTGAAAAGGAGCTATGTCTGCCGCATGCAACTATCTCGCAGAAATGGCATGCGAAAAGGATGA